A window from Fragaria vesca subsp. vesca linkage group LG5, FraVesHawaii_1.0, whole genome shotgun sequence encodes these proteins:
- the LOC101314373 gene encoding 50S ribosomal protein L19, chloroplastic-like: MHSLTAGLRFLHRQTSKIAHFSSTGANPFRGGAGFSGSIASDGVGSLSKCSYHSFAKTGSQTETLTCSSTAMLLKSPQPGLFQWTGISPPFPCRGMTTVGNTIESATQDLTTELDAPSRVKFKRLDKTAKHIMQILDKEAVQEVREQREIPDIKPGYIVQLRVEVPDNKRRVSVLKGIVIARRNAGLNSTFRLRRLVAGVGVESLFPLYSPNIKEIKILDKKKVRRAKLYYLRDKMNALKKH, translated from the exons ATGCATTCTTTAACTGCTGGCCTCCGATTTCTCCATAGGCAAACCTCAAAGATCGCTCATTTCAGTTCAACCGGAGCAAACCCATTTCGCGGCGGTGCTGGGTTTAGCGGCTCCATAGCTTCCGATGGAGTTGGGTCTCTCTCCAAGTGTTCTTATCATTCATTT GCCAAAACGGGCTCTCAAACTGAGACATTGACGTGCTCGAGTACTGCCATGTTACTGAAGAGTCCTCAACCAGGCTTGTTTCAATGGACAGGAATTTCACCACCTTTCCCCTGCAGGGGCATGACAACAGTGGGTAATACAATTGAATCAGCAACTCAAGATTTGACGACTGAGCTTGATGCACCTTCCCGCGTCAAATTTAAGAGGCTTGATAAAACTGCGAAGCACATAATGCAG ATCCTAGATAAAGAAGCTGTGCAGGAAGTGAGGGAGCAGAGAGAAATCCCTGACATAAAGCCTGGTTATATCGTGCAACTCAGAGTG GAAGTACCCGACAACAAGCGGCGTGTTTCAGTCTTGAAAGGCATTGTGATAGCAAGACGTAATGCTGGTCTAAACTCAACATTCAGACTCAGGAGGCTAGTCGCTGGAGTCGGGGTTGAATCTCTCTTTCCACT ATATTCACCTAACATAAAGGAGATAAAGATACTGGACAAGAAGAAAGTGCGAAGGGCCAAGCTTTACTATCTCAGGGACAAAATGAATGCACTCAAGAAGCATTAG
- the LOC101312260 gene encoding probable serine/threonine-protein kinase WNK2-like, which produces MDLPSDQEGDDAEAEFVEVDPTGRYGRYKEVLGKGAFKKVYRAFDELEGIEVAWNQVRVADLLRNSEDLERLYSEVHLLKTLKHKNIIKFYNSWVDIKHENINFITEIFTSGTLRQYRRKHKNVDLRALKKWSRQILEGLLYLHRHDPPVIHRDLKCDNIFVNGNQGEVKIGDLGLAAILRQARSAHSVIGTPEFMAPELYEEEYNELVDIYAFGMCLLELVTFEYPYVECTNAAQIFKKVTSGVKPASLSKVSDPGVKAFIEKCIVKVSDRLPAEALLMDPFLQSDGDRESIPHSLQPKSHYPEGTSDENDGVDLHSELGRDFTVQGQRKDDTIFLKLRIADSTGHFRNIHFPFDIGEDTAIAVASEMVQELDLTDQDVSTIAELIDSEIQSHIPDWISGDNLDIDVSTSNSPVSDFKEDASPLINEFSNLALERLPSGRKYWSDSPKACTSNGNSPLKHGYSNMHSPVDSVNNTRGSEDNDNSPDSREISPRNEDDPNGAENSDLMNGDSLDAAIDLHNRNGAHLFEPEEVKIVVEKLENLLVQQKKELDELKRKHDLEISDVLHELPPAFCQKVLDNCKLKISL; this is translated from the exons ATGGATTTGCCGTCGGACCAGGAAGGGGATGATGCTGAAGCTGAGTTCGTCGAGGTTGATCCAACTGGTCGTTACGGACGG TATAAAGAGGTTTTAGGCAAAGGGGCTTTCAAGAAAGT ATACCGAGCTTTTGATGAATTGGAAGGAATTGAAGTAGCTTGGAATCAGGTTAGGGTGGCAGATCTGTTGCGCAACTCTGAAGATTTGGAGCGGCTTTATTCGGAAGTTCATCTGCTCAAGACTCTGAAGCACAAGAATATTATCAAGTTTTACAACTCTTGGGTTGATATCAAGCATGAAAACATCAACTTCATTACAGAGATTTTCACCTCGGGAACCTTGAGGCA ATACCGGAGGAAACATAAGAATGTTGATTTGAGGGCCTTAAAGAAGTGGTCTAGGCAGATCTTAGAAGGCCTTCTGTATCTTCATCGGCATGACCCGCCAGTTATTCACCGAGATTTGAAGTGTGACAACATTTTTGTCAATGGGAACCAAGGTGAGGTGAAAATTGGTGACTTAGGACTTGCTGCTATTCTTCGTCAGGCTCGTTCAGCTCACAGTGTTATTG GTACTCCTGAGTTTATGGCTCCAGAGCTTTATGAAGAGGAATATAATGAGCTTGTCGACATTTATGCCTTTGGCATGTGCTTATTAGAGTTGGTGACCTTTGAGTATCCTTATGTTGAGTGTACTAATGCTGCTCAGATCTTCAAGAAAGTGACATCA GGAGTAAAGCCAGCATCATTGTCAAAAGTGTCAGATCCCGGAGTAAAAGCATTTATAGAAAAATGCATTGTAAAAGTGTCCGATCGTTTGCCTGCTGAGGCACTTTTAATGGATCCTTTTCTTCAATCAGATGGGGATCGGGAAAGTATTCCTCATTCTCTACAACCCAAATCTCATTATCCAG AAGGTACTTCTGATGAGAATGATGGTGTAGATCTTCATTCTGAGTTGGGCAGAGACTTCACGGTGCAAGGCCAGAGGAAAGATGACACAATTTTTCTGAAACTACGAATTGCAGATTCTACAG GTCATTTTCGAAATATCCACTTTCCATTTGATATTGGTGAAGACACTGCAATTGCTGTTGCTAGTGAAATGGTTCAAGAGTTGGATCTGACAGATCAAGATGTTTCAACAATTGCTGAACTCATCGACTCTGAGATTCAGTCCCATATTCCAGATTGGATTTCTGGAGATAATCTTGATATTGATGTGTCAACTTCTAATAGCCCAGTTTCTGACTTCAAGGAAGATGCTTCTCCACTGATAAATGAGTTCAGTAATCTAGCATTAGAACGATTGCCTTCAGGCCGCAAATACTGGTCCGACTCTCCCAAGGCATGCACAAGTAATGGAAACTCTCCACTGAAGCATGGTTATTCTAACATGCATTCTCCAGTGGATTCAGTCAATAATACAAGAGGTAGTGAAGACAATGATAATTCTCCTGATAGTCGAGAAATATCTCCTCGAAATGAAGATGATCCAAACGGTGCAGAAAACTCTGATTTAATGAATGGCGATAGTCTTGATGCTGCTATTGATCTGCATAATAGAAATGGAGCTCATTTATTTGAACCAGAAGAAGTCAAGATCGTTGTTGAGAAACTTGAGAATCTATTGGTGCAACAGAAAAAGGAACTGGATGAACTCAAAAGGAAGCATGATTTAGAGATATCAGATGTCCTGCATGAATTACCTCCAGCTTTCTGTCAGAAGGTTTTAGATAATTGTAAGTTGAAGATTTCACTCTGA
- the LOC101312836 gene encoding uncharacterized protein LOC101312836 encodes MQDHIGIPACFSSAEKLSDDASAVTRSGHSVYMSVYRAKLAGQSRLITITWCKNLLLHGLSVSVEGPDGENHHSCKVELKPWYFWRKQGSKRFAVNGKQVDIFWDLKAAKFNGGTEPKSEYYVAVVCEEEVVLLLGDLKKDAYKKTGFRPALIDPVLVSKKEHIFGKKKFTTKAKFYEKGRLHEISIECKNRAANLGNAGSSANGVEPELEIRVDGHLVVHVKHLQWKFRGNESIHINKLRIEVYWDVHDWLFSPGLRHALFIFKPILPSTSLSPLSRSSSSSPPSSSLSSTLSSHMSSTLSSQTSCGSLEGLNASGSSEFCLFLYAWKVE; translated from the coding sequence ATGCAAGACCACATTGGCATCCCTGCTTGCTTTTCTTCAGCTGAGAAGCTCAGTGATGATGCCTCAGCTGTGACCAGGTCAGGCCACAGTGTCTACATGTCAGTCTACAGAGCCAAGCTTGCTGGCCAGAGCCGCTTGATCACAATCACATGGTGCAAAAACCTTCTCCTTCATGGCCTCTCAGTCTCTGTGGAGGGCCCTGATGGAGAGAACCACCATTCCTGCAAAGTTGAGCTCAAGCCATGGTACTTCTGGAGAAAACAAGGCTCGAAGCGCTTTGCGGTCAATGGGAAACAAGTTGACATTTTCTGGGATCTTAAGGCTGCAAAGTTCAATGGTGGAACTGAGCCGAAGTCCGAGTATTATGTTGCAGTTGTCTGTGAGGAAGAGGTTGTGTTACTACTTGGTGATCTTAAGAAAGATGCATATAAGAAGACAGGGTTTAGGCCTGCTTTGATTGATCCCGTTTTGGTTTCTAAAAAAGAACACATCTTTGGCAAGAAAAAGTTTACCACAAAGGCCAAGTTTTATGAGAAGGGCAGGCTTCATGAAATCTCTATTGAGTGCAAGAATAGAGCCGCAAATTTGGGCAATGCTGGCAGTTCTGCAAATGGGGTTGAGCCAGAGTTGGAGATTAGAGTAGATGGACATTTGGTGGTTCATGTCAAACACCTTCAGTGGAAGTTCAGAGGTAATGAATCTATTCATATCAATAAGTTGAGAATAGAGGTGTATTGGGATGTGCATGATTGGTTGTTTAGTCCTGGTTTAAGGCATGCATTGTTCATTTTCAAGCCAATTTTGCCTTCCACATCTCTATCACCATTGTCTAGATCATCTTCTTCGTCGCCGCCTTCATCTTCCTTGTCATCAACACTATCTTCTCACATGTCATCAACACTATCTTCCCAAACAAGTTGTGGTTCACTAGAAGGGCTTAATGCAAGTGGCTCTTCTGAGTTTTGCTTGTTTCTTTATGCTTGGAAGGTTGAATGA